The DNA sequence AATTCGGGCACATTCCATGCCGAGACCAGCATGCGGCGGGAATCGGGATTGTGTTTTAAGGTCTCTATGACTTGGGCGATTTGATCGATGCCCTGCCAATCCCGCCATTGCTTGCCGTAAATCGGACCTAAATCGCCGTTTTCATCCGCCCATTCGTCCCAAATACTCACACCGTGTTCTTTCAAATAGCCAATATTGGTATCGCCGCGCAAAAACCACAGCAATTCATAAACAATCGATTTGAAATGTACTTTTTTAGTCGTCAGCAAGGGAAAACCTGCCTGCAAATCAAAGCGCATTTGATAGCCGAATACCGAACGCGTGCCGGTGCCGGTACGGTCGGTTTTTTCACTACCTTGCGTGAGGATATGGCGTAGTAATTCTTGATAAATGTGCATGAATCAATCCGCTGAAAGAGAATAAGGTTTGGGCGGCGCAGACTGCGGACGCAGCCATAAATAAAGCCCGATTAATGCCATCGGCAGGCAGAGCAATTGCCCCATCGTCATGCCGAAATAAAAACTCATTTGCGCATCTTTTTCGCGCACAAATTCGCTTAAAAAACGTCCGACGGCATAAAGCAACAAGAATAAACCGGTGGTTTGCCCGCGATAACGCGGCCTGCGCGCATAGAGATTGAGCACGATAAAGAGCAATAAACCCTCCCATGCCGCCTGATAGAGCTGCGAGGGATGGCGGACAAGATGATCTCCCGCGCTTGGGAAGACCATGCCCCAAGCCACATCGGTCGGACGTCCCCATAATTCGCCGTTGATAAAATTACCAATCCGTCCAAAAAATAAACCGATGGTAACCAAGGGCGCGATAAAATCGCCGATGTCTAAAATTTTGCGTTCGTATTTATAGGCATAGCCGATGCAGGCGATGGTAACGCCTAATAATCCGCCGTGAAAAGACATGCCGCCGTCCCAAATTCTCAGCGGCAACATCGGATCTTTTATCAAAATATCAATGCCGTAAGGAACCAGCACATAAAATAAGACATAACCTAGGCGGCCGCCTAAAATGGTGCCGAGCATCAGCCAAAAGAGCAAATCGCCGAGTTGGTCTTTATCCCAGCCTAAGGCGGGACGGCGTTTTGCATAATAGACGCCCAGTAAATAACCCAAACTAAAGCCCAAGACATACATCAAGCCGTACCAAGTCGGCTTGATCGGACCGAGGGCGAAAATCACGGGATCAATCTGCGGATGTTGTAAAGCCATAATCGTTCTAAGCCATAAAGCGCGGCATCATACTATAAATCATGCAATTGGCGGCGTCTTTTTGTGCGCCCCAATAGAGAAAAAATCACGGATAAAAATGCTCCCGATAAAACTAAACCGCCGCCTAAAAGCATTTGTCGGCGCAGCCCCGTATCTTGCAAGCGGCTGTTTTGATGCTGCAATTGCAGATTTTCCTGTTCTAGGTTGACGACGCGCGCCTGCAATTCACGGTTGCGGCGGTCTATTTCCACCGCATTTGCCGATACTCTTTGCAAAGCAAGCAAATCCGCCCTTGCCGTTTCCGCCTGTTGGCGGCTTTGCGCCAAAGCCTGCTGCAATTCTTGCACGCTGAGCAATTCGGCATCATGGACTTGCTTTAATTGCGCATGCTGCGCTTGGGCGAGATTAAGCTGACGGCTTTGCTCGGCAAATTGGCTATGCACACTGGGACTGTGCATGATATTTTTCGCCCAGACCCAACCCTGCAATTCACCTGCCTGCACCAATACATAGCGTCCGTCTTCGCTGTTACGCAATATCTGTACCGGCACGCCCGCTTTCAGCGAACCTAAATATTTGCCGCTGCTTTGCGGCGCATCGCTGACAGAGGTTTGCAACTCATCGCTAATCCATGCGGACTCTCCCTGTTGAGCGAAAGCAGCACCGCTCAATAATCCTAGTAACAGCCATCGGCTGATAATCGCCTTCATGAAAGTATTCCCCGTAACTGTAATAAATCCAACCATAGCCGACGCTTAGACGGCGCAGCATGCAATGCCAAAGCAGGATGCGTGATTCTGCGCCCTGTAGTCTTCAATAAGGTTTGCGCTTGCTGCGCCAAATGCTCATCGCCTAGCAGCACATAATTCGAGCAGGCGATCTCGGGCAGCGTATCGCCTTGCGGCGCAGCATCGCTCTGCCAGTCTTGCAGGGTGGCAAAAATTGCCGCCGCCTGCGGATAATCGCAACGCGCCAAGGCATTGTGCAGCAATACCGCCTCTTGCGCATGCGCAAATAAGCGCCAAGCGCCGTCAAACCATAAAGGCGGCAGCACGAAAGCCAATTCTTCTTTCAGCACAAGACTACACTGCGCCAAAGCAAAAATATCGATATCGCCCAGTTTTTGCCGCTGTGCCGATCTTGTTTCCCGAACCGCAGACGGCGGTGCGGCCATTGGCGTTGTCGATGTTTCAGGGGCAAATATCTGCGGCAATATCTCTTTGGCTTGCACCAAAGCATTTTGCGGATTTTGCGGATTTTGCGGATTTTCCTGCACCGGCCCACTGGCAATTTGCGTCGAGAGATGTTGGCGGTGAAGCGCACGCACATCGCTGCGCCGCAAGTAGCGCTTCAAGCCTAATAATTGCCAAGCTTTTTGCTGTGCTGCCGTGGGATTTAAAAATGAGTTCACATTGAGCGCTTACGTTGCCAACGCCAGATTGACCACAAAGGGCCATGTAAGGCATAAGTAAAGAAAATCAGCGGCAATGCCAAGGCCGGTTCCAAAAAGATGCCCGCCAAAATAATCGCCGGCAAGGCAGCATAGCGAAACGGCAGTTTTCCTTCGATTTTCAGACTTTTGCCGCTGAAATATTTGAAATTACTCACCATTGCCAAGCCGGTCAGTATCAATAATGCCGCGCTAAAGAGCAGCAGATTCTTCGGCTGAAAGCCGTAGCGCTGGGCAAACCAGACAAAACCGGCAATCACGCCGGCGGCAGAAGGACTGGGTAAACCGATGAAAAAGGCTTTATCCACCACATTGACTTGCGCATTAAAACGCGCCAAGCGCAATGCGGCGCAGGCGGTGTAAATAAATGCCGCCATCCAGCCTAAGCGGGAAGGCACCAGAGGCGCAGTCGCACTCAAATGCAGTGTCCAATGATAAAGCAGCATTGCCGGTGCAACGCCGAAAGAAACCAAATCCGCCAAGGAATCGTATTGCACGCCGAATTCGCTGGCGGTGTTGGTCAAACGCGCCACGCGTCCGTCGCAGCCGTCTAAAATCATCGCAAAGAAAATCAGCACGCTGGCAAAGACATAGCGTCCGTCCGTAGCTGCCAAAATGGCATAAAATCCGCAGAAAAGCGCCGCCGTAGTGAATAAATTCGGCAGAATATAAATGCCGCGTCGCCGTCCTGTATGTTGATTGTTCATGATTTTTCCTTGTTAAAGTGGGCAATGTCGGCGGCAATGCTTTCTAATGCCGCCAAGGGATCGGCTGCCGCGGTAATCGGGCGTCCGATCACAAGGTAATCGCTGCCGCTTGCCAAGGCGCGCTCGGGCGTCATGATGCGGCTTTGATCGTCCGAAGCGCTGCCAAGCGGGCGAATGCCAGGGGTAACGGTCAGGAAATCGCGGGCGGTAGCGGCTTTTACCGCCGCCGCTTCATGCGCCGAACAGACTACACCCTGCAAGCCGCAGTCATAGCTTAAGGCGGTCAGCGCCGCGACTTGTTCAGCTAATCCGCGCGTGACGCCGATATCGTCCAATTCCGTCTCCGCCATACTGGTCAATACCGTTACCGCAATCAATAGCGGCGCTTGGCGGCGCTGCGCAAGCGCTTCTGCGGCGGCTGTCAGCATTTTGCGTCCGCCGCCGGCATGCACATTGACCATCCAGACACCCAAATCAGCGGCGGCGCGTACCGCATCCGCCACCGTATTGGGAATATCGTGATATTTCAAATCCAAAAAAATCTCGAAACCGCCGGCTTGCAAACGTTCGACTACCGTCACGCCGGCGCGGGTAAATAGGGCTTTGCCGATTTTAATCCGACACAGACGGGGATTGAGCTGCTCCGCCAAGGCGTAAGCAGTCTGCACATCGTCAAAATCAAAGGCCAATAAAATCTTAGGATCACTCATCTTTGCTCTACTTTTACTTCAATCAAAGGCTGGAAACTGCTCCAAGCATGACAGGCGGGGCAATGCCAAATCAGGCGCTGTTGGCGGAAACCGCATTCATTGCATTGATAAACGTGCTGCGGGCTGATACCTTTGCCGATAAGCGTATTTAGCCCCTGCAAACTCGGCTCGGGATGACTCTGCAAATAAGCCGCCAATAGCAGCGGGTTTTGCTGTTCCTGCAAGCGGCTTTGTAATAATTGATGCGCCGCTTCCGCTTTACCCAGACGGCTGAGGGTTTCGGCGGTAGCAAGGCTCAATCGCGCCTGCCGCATCTGCGCTTCTTTTTCCAATAACCATTGCAGATATTCTTCGCTGCGCCCGATTTCGGCATAGGCTTCGGCGAGTAAGGGCAGGATTTCCGGTAAAAAATTCGCCGCTTGTTCGCCAATGGAATGGTAGTGATGAATGGCGGAAACCGGCTCGCCGCGCTGCATGGCTAATTGCGCCTGCATATGGTAGGCACGTCCGCAGCGGTTATCTGCCACGAGCGCCGCGTCTAATAAGGTGTGCATGCGCGAGGTATCGCCTTCGCTTTGGGCGATTTCCGCCAGCTCGCAATAATAATGGGCGATTTGCCGCGCCCGACTGCCATAGCCTGCCGCCTGCCATAATTCGCTAATCTCTATCGCTTTTTGCCATTGTGCGGTGCGTTCGTAAATCCGCCATAGGGCGGCATAGATGTCGCGGGTGCGGAAATTCTCGCCCTGTCTTTTTTCCAATAAGGCTTGCGCTTGGCGAAACATGCCGGCATGGGCATAGTCTTCCGCCAATTCAAAATCGACCGCACAGGCTTGGGTATTGTCTAAAAAAGGCAGATCGGCCAATTGGCGGTGCAGATGCAAAGCGCGGTCCAATTCGCCGCGCTTGCGGAACAAGGCACCCAAAGTCAGCTGATTGTCAAAGGTCTGACGATCGATATTCGCCATTTGCAGAAAGACGTCGACGGCGCGGTCGGTTTGGTCGTTGAGCAGGAAGCTCAAGCCTTCAAAATAGGCGGAACGCGATTTCGATTGCCGCATGTCGCGCGCCTCTTTACGCATGGCGATCCACCAGCCCGACCATGCCGCCAAGGGCAGCAGGAGAATCAGCAGCCACTCGCTCATGCTAATCAGGCTTGATGGCTTTGCTCGAATTCCGCGCGCACTTGGACTTTATCCTGTGCTTTGTATTCCTGCGCCAGCATTTTCTCCAAAGCAACGGCGCGGTTTTTCCAGTATAAGAATTTCAATCCGAAGACGATTTGCGTTAACAAGGCGCCGCAGACAAAGCAGATGAGCATGACAAAGACCAGCGGCAATTGCGTGCTGCCTAAGATGTAGTCGAACTGCACTTGCGCTTTATTAAACAAGCCGAAGACAAAAAACAGTACCGCCAAGACTAAGACGGAAAGATATAACCCTAATTTTTTCATACTCAACTCCTAAATCATTCCAAAAAAAACGCCGCTATGATAGCAAATTCTGCCTTAGACTTGACGAAAACCCAAGACGTCCGCCATGCTGTATAAGCCTGCCGGCTTGCCTTGCAGCCATTTGGCGGCAATTAGAGCACCACGCGCGAAAATGCTGCGGTCGTGGGCGCGATGGGTAAATTCCAAGCGTTCGTGGTCGTTAATAAAATAGACGGTGTGTTCGCCGCTGATTTCTCCGCCGCGCATGACCGAAAAGCCGATATCGCCTGTTTTACGCGCATTTTCATAGGGATAAACCATATGTTCCGCCAAATTCACCTCGCGTCCCAGCGCGATTTGCTCGCCCAGCTTCAATGCCGTGCCCGAAGGGGCATCGACTTTGCGACGGTGGTGACTTTCAAAGATTTCTACATCCCAATCTTCGGCGGGCAATACGCTTGCCACGCGTTTTGCCACTTCCATCAGCACATTCACGCCCAAGCTGGTATTGGCGGCAAAGACGATCGGAATGTGTCGGGCGGCACGTTCGATCCAAGCGGCGGTTTCGGCATTAAAACCTGTGGTGCCGATCATCATGGGGCGGTCGTAGCGTTGGCAAATCGGCAGGAGGCTGAGGGTGGCGTCGGGACGGGTAAAGTCAATAATCACATCGGATTGCTGACACAAGATTTCCAGATTAGAGGTGGTTTTTAAAGGGCTGTCGATGTCGCAGATGCTGTTTAAGGCGCGGTTTGCCCAGCTGTGCGAGTCGCGCACTGAAACGGCGCTGAGCTCGCAGTCGCTATCCAGCAAAGCCGCGCGCGCAATTTCCTGCCCCATTTTCCCATTAACTCCATGAATGGCTATTTTCATCTTCACTCCTTTATTCCAAAGCGCATGGCATTTATCATGCCGCCATGATACACGAGATTGCTTATAAATATGTCTGAAGCAGAGAGAAAATCCGGCGAAAGTTTCGCCGATTTAATCGGCAAGGTGGATGCGATTAAAACAGCGGCGCTGTCGCCGGCGTTCGGTCAGCGTCCTAAAATACGCCAAGAACGCCGCATTGCCAGTCAAAATAGCCGCTTAACCCAGCCGCAAAGCGCCGAATTTTTAGCGGAGAATTTCGCCCAATTGCCGCCCGCCGAGTTGCGTGCCATGCAGAGTTTGCATCTGCGCATCGTGCGGGAATGGGATTTCCACGGCTATTTTGTGGAGGATGCCAGACAATTATTGACCGATGCCCTCGATGAACGGCGCAATCGTCAGCCCGAATATTGGCTGATTGTGCATGGCAAAGGGCGCAATAGCTCGCCTTATGACAAGGCGCCTTTGAAAAACGCCATTTTCGAGCTGCTGCGCACGCATCAGGCGGTAGCGGCGGCAGTTTCGGTGCGTGACAGCGATGGCAAAAGCGGTGCGGTGGCGGTTAAAGTGAAAGCAAAGTCGCGCCGTCAGTCTTAAACAGCTGATAAATACGCTGCCACCGCGGCGTAACGACCGAATCGACGATTTCTAAGGCTGTAGCTGTTTGCGGATGCCGCAGCCGCAG is a window from the Suttonella indologenes genome containing:
- a CDS encoding TIGR04211 family SH3 domain-containing protein; amino-acid sequence: MKAIISRWLLLGLLSGAAFAQQGESAWISDELQTSVSDAPQSSGKYLGSLKAGVPVQILRNSEDGRYVLVQAGELQGWVWAKNIMHSPSVHSQFAEQSRQLNLAQAQHAQLKQVHDAELLSVQELQQALAQSRQQAETARADLLALQRVSANAVEIDRRNRELQARVVNLEQENLQLQHQNSRLQDTGLRRQMLLGGGLVLSGAFLSVIFSLLGRTKRRRQLHDL
- a CDS encoding thymidylate synthase, whose translation is MHIYQELLRHILTQGSEKTDRTGTGTRSVFGYQMRFDLQAGFPLLTTKKVHFKSIVYELLWFLRGDTNIGYLKEHGVSIWDEWADENGDLGPIYGKQWRDWQGIDQIAQVIETLKHNPDSRRMLVSAWNVPELGKMALQPCHALFQFYVADGKLSCQLYQRSADVFLGVPFNIASYALLTMMMAQQCDLALGDFVWTGGDVHLYSNHLAQAQEQLSRSPRPLPQLELDKAQSIDAYRFEDIRLIGYDPLPAIKAAVAV
- the dapB gene encoding 4-hydroxy-tetrahydrodipicolinate reductase; translation: MKIAIHGVNGKMGQEIARAALLDSDCELSAVSVRDSHSWANRALNSICDIDSPLKTTSNLEILCQQSDVIIDFTRPDATLSLLPICQRYDRPMMIGTTGFNAETAAWIERAARHIPIVFAANTSLGVNVLMEVAKRVASVLPAEDWDVEIFESHHRRKVDAPSGTALKLGEQIALGREVNLAEHMVYPYENARKTGDIGFSVMRGGEISGEHTVYFINDHERLEFTHRAHDRSIFARGALIAAKWLQGKPAGLYSMADVLGFRQV
- the pyrF gene encoding orotidine-5'-phosphate decarboxylase, producing the protein MSDPKILLAFDFDDVQTAYALAEQLNPRLCRIKIGKALFTRAGVTVVERLQAGGFEIFLDLKYHDIPNTVADAVRAAADLGVWMVNVHAGGGRKMLTAAAEALAQRRQAPLLIAVTVLTSMAETELDDIGVTRGLAEQVAALTALSYDCGLQGVVCSAHEAAAVKAATARDFLTVTPGIRPLGSASDDQSRIMTPERALASGSDYLVIGRPITAAADPLAALESIAADIAHFNKEKS
- a CDS encoding Smr/MutS family protein yields the protein MSEAERKSGESFADLIGKVDAIKTAALSPAFGQRPKIRQERRIASQNSRLTQPQSAEFLAENFAQLPPAELRAMQSLHLRIVREWDFHGYFVEDARQLLTDALDERRNRQPEYWLIVHGKGRNSSPYDKAPLKNAIFELLRTHQAVAAAVSVRDSDGKSGAVAVKVKAKSRRQS
- a CDS encoding lipopolysaccharide assembly protein LapA domain-containing protein; this encodes MKKLGLYLSVLVLAVLFFVFGLFNKAQVQFDYILGSTQLPLVFVMLICFVCGALLTQIVFGLKFLYWKNRAVALEKMLAQEYKAQDKVQVRAEFEQSHQA
- a CDS encoding lipopolysaccharide assembly protein LapB — its product is MSEWLLILLLPLAAWSGWWIAMRKEARDMRQSKSRSAYFEGLSFLLNDQTDRAVDVFLQMANIDRQTFDNQLTLGALFRKRGELDRALHLHRQLADLPFLDNTQACAVDFELAEDYAHAGMFRQAQALLEKRQGENFRTRDIYAALWRIYERTAQWQKAIEISELWQAAGYGSRARQIAHYYCELAEIAQSEGDTSRMHTLLDAALVADNRCGRAYHMQAQLAMQRGEPVSAIHHYHSIGEQAANFLPEILPLLAEAYAEIGRSEEYLQWLLEKEAQMRQARLSLATAETLSRLGKAEAAHQLLQSRLQEQQNPLLLAAYLQSHPEPSLQGLNTLIGKGISPQHVYQCNECGFRQQRLIWHCPACHAWSSFQPLIEVKVEQR
- the pssA gene encoding CDP-diacylglycerol--serine O-phosphatidyltransferase — its product is MNNQHTGRRRGIYILPNLFTTAALFCGFYAILAATDGRYVFASVLIFFAMILDGCDGRVARLTNTASEFGVQYDSLADLVSFGVAPAMLLYHWTLHLSATAPLVPSRLGWMAAFIYTACAALRLARFNAQVNVVDKAFFIGLPSPSAAGVIAGFVWFAQRYGFQPKNLLLFSAALLILTGLAMVSNFKYFSGKSLKIEGKLPFRYAALPAIILAGIFLEPALALPLIFFTYALHGPLWSIWRWQRKRSM
- the lgt gene encoding prolipoprotein diacylglyceryl transferase, translated to MALQHPQIDPVIFALGPIKPTWYGLMYVLGFSLGYLLGVYYAKRRPALGWDKDQLGDLLFWLMLGTILGGRLGYVLFYVLVPYGIDILIKDPMLPLRIWDGGMSFHGGLLGVTIACIGYAYKYERKILDIGDFIAPLVTIGLFFGRIGNFINGELWGRPTDVAWGMVFPSAGDHLVRHPSQLYQAAWEGLLLFIVLNLYARRPRYRGQTTGLFLLLYAVGRFLSEFVREKDAQMSFYFGMTMGQLLCLPMALIGLYLWLRPQSAPPKPYSLSAD